CCAGATTAACTGGGGCACGGAAGAGGACTTTAAAGGCGTTATCGACCTTATTCAGATGAAGGCTATCCTGTGGGATGAGGAAAGCCTGGGTATGAATTATGACCTCGTGGATATTCCGGCTGAATTGCAAGAAACAGCTGCAAAGTATCGCGAAGAGATGGTCGAGGCGGCTGCCGAAGGCTCTGACGAGCTGATGGAGAAGTACCTCGAAGGCGGTGAGCTGTCGATTGAAGAGATCAAGGCTGGTCTGCGTGCGCGCACCCTGGCTAACGATATCGTTCTGGTTACCTGTGGTTCTGCCTTTAAGAACAAAGGCGTTCAGGCAGTGCTGGATGGCGTTATCGAATACATGCCTTCGCCGACTGAAGTTAAGGCGATCGAAGGTGAGCTTGACGACAAAGATGGCACCGTCGATACCCGTGAGGCTGATGACAGTGCGCCGTTTGCGGCTCTGGCGTTTAAAATCGCCACTGACCCCTTCGTTGGTACGCTGACCTTTATCCGCGTCTACTCGGGTGTTCTGAAATCTGGTGACGGTGTATATAACTCCGTCAAGCAGAAGAAAGAGCGCGTTGGCCGTATCGTACAGATGCACGCCAACTCCCGCGAAGAGATCAAAGAAGTTCTGGCGGGCGACATCGCTGCTTGTATCGGTCTGAAAGACGTCACTACGGGTGATACCCTGTGCGACATCGATAACAAGATCGTTCTCGAGCGTATGGAGTTCCCTGATCCGGTTATCTCGGTAGCCGTAGAGCCTAAATCTAAGGCAGACCAAGAGAAAATGGGTGTTGCTCTGGGCAAGCTTGCTCAAGAAGACCCCTCTTTCCAGGTCAAAACCGACGAAGAAACCGGCCAGACGATTATTTCTGGTATGGGTGAGCTTCACCTGGATATCCTTGTTGACCGTATGCGTCGCGAGTTCAAGGTTGAAGCCAATATCGGTAAGCCGCAGGTTGCCTACCGTGAAACGATTCGCGGCAGCATCGAGCAAGAAGGCAAGTTCGTACGTCAGTCCGGTGGTCGTGGTCAGTATGGTCACGTTTGGCTGCGTATCGAGCCGCTGACAGCAGAAGAGAAGGGTGAAGGCGAAGACGAACTGTTCTTCAAGTTCAACTCAGAAATCGTGGGTGGCACGGTTCCCAAGGAATACGTACCTGCGGTTGAGAAGGGTGCTTTTGAGCAGCTCAAAAACGGCGTCATCGCGGGTTACCCGATGATCGACGTTAAAGTAACGCTGTTTGATGGCTCCTTCCACGACGTAGACTCTAACGAGACTGCGTTTAAGATTGCTTCTTCTATGGCAGTAAAAGAAGGTGCCAGGAAGGCCAAGGCCGTGCTGCTGGAGCCGGTGATGAAGGTCGAAATCGTGACCCCCGAAGAATTTATGGGTGACGTCATGGGTGACCTGAGCCGTCGTCGCGGCCTGGTGCAGGGTATGGATGACTCCTCTTCTGGTAAAGTCATTCGTGCGACGGTGCCATTGGGTGAGATGTTCGGTTATGCAACCGATCTGCGCTCACAAACCCAGGGCCGTGCGAGCTACTCTATGGAGTTCTCGAAGTACGACGAGGCGCCCTCCAGCGTCGTTGAAGCCGTCATCAATCAAAACGGTTAACCGTTAGCTAACGTAAAGAGGTTATAGCAGTGGCTAAGGAAAAATTTGAACGTTCCAAACCGCACGTCAACGTCGGCACCATTGGTCACGTCGACCACGGTAAAACGACCCTGACGGCGGCCCTGACCCGCGTGTCTGCTGAGGTTTTCGGCGGCGACTGGCGTGAGTTTGATACCATCGATAACGCTCCTGAAGAGCGTGAGCGCGGTATCACCATCGCTACTTCCCACGTGGAATATCAGTCTGAAGATCGTCACTACGCGCACGTTGACTGCCCAGGGCACGCCGACTACGTCAAGAACATGATCACCGGTGCTGCGCAGATGGACGGCGCAATCCTGGTATGTTCTGCAGCAGACGGCCCGATGCCGCAGACTCGCGAGCACATCCTGCTGTCTCGTCAGGTTGGCGTACCGTTCATCGTTGTGTTCCTGAACAAAGCGGACATGGTCGATGATGAAGAGCTGCTCGAGCTGGTTGAGATGGAAGTTCGTGAGCTTCTCGATCAGTACGACTTCCCGGGCGACGACACGCCGATCATCACTGGTTCTGCGCTGATGGCACTGAACGGTGAAGATGACAAGGGCATGGGTACCACTGCCGTTGCCAATCTGATCAAGGCTCTGGATGCTTACATCCCTGAGCCGGAGCGTGCTATTGATCAGCCGTTCCTGATGCCGATCGAAGACGTGTTCTCTATCTCTGGTCGCGGTACTGTTGTTACCGGTCGTGTAGAGCGCGGCATCGTTAAAGCGGGCGAAGAAGTGGAAATCGTGGGTATCCGCGACACCACCAAAACGATCGTTACCGGTGTTGAAATGTTCCGCAAACTGCTCGACGAAGGTCGTGCTGGTGAGAACGTTGGCGCCCTGCTGCGTGGTACTAAGCGTGATGACGTCGAGCGTGGCCAGGTACTGGCTAAGCCGGGCACCATCAACCCGCACACTACCTTCGAAGCAGAAGTTTACGTACTGTCCAAGGAAGAGGG
This Vreelandella neptunia DNA region includes the following protein-coding sequences:
- the fusA gene encoding elongation factor G, whose translation is MARKTPLNRYRNIGIVAHVDAGKTTTTERVLFYTGLSHKVGEVHDGAATMDWMEQEQERGITITSAATTCFWQGMSKQFPEHRINIIDTPGHVDFTIEVERSLRVLDGAVVVLCGSSGVQPQTETVWRQANKYEVPRMVFVNKMDRTGADFFMVVNQLKERLGANAVPIQINWGTEEDFKGVIDLIQMKAILWDEESLGMNYDLVDIPAELQETAAKYREEMVEAAAEGSDELMEKYLEGGELSIEEIKAGLRARTLANDIVLVTCGSAFKNKGVQAVLDGVIEYMPSPTEVKAIEGELDDKDGTVDTREADDSAPFAALAFKIATDPFVGTLTFIRVYSGVLKSGDGVYNSVKQKKERVGRIVQMHANSREEIKEVLAGDIAACIGLKDVTTGDTLCDIDNKIVLERMEFPDPVISVAVEPKSKADQEKMGVALGKLAQEDPSFQVKTDEETGQTIISGMGELHLDILVDRMRREFKVEANIGKPQVAYRETIRGSIEQEGKFVRQSGGRGQYGHVWLRIEPLTAEEKGEGEDELFFKFNSEIVGGTVPKEYVPAVEKGAFEQLKNGVIAGYPMIDVKVTLFDGSFHDVDSNETAFKIASSMAVKEGARKAKAVLLEPVMKVEIVTPEEFMGDVMGDLSRRRGLVQGMDDSSSGKVIRATVPLGEMFGYATDLRSQTQGRASYSMEFSKYDEAPSSVVEAVINQNG
- the tuf gene encoding elongation factor Tu produces the protein MAKEKFERSKPHVNVGTIGHVDHGKTTLTAALTRVSAEVFGGDWREFDTIDNAPEERERGITIATSHVEYQSEDRHYAHVDCPGHADYVKNMITGAAQMDGAILVCSAADGPMPQTREHILLSRQVGVPFIVVFLNKADMVDDEELLELVEMEVRELLDQYDFPGDDTPIITGSALMALNGEDDKGMGTTAVANLIKALDAYIPEPERAIDQPFLMPIEDVFSISGRGTVVTGRVERGIVKAGEEVEIVGIRDTTKTIVTGVEMFRKLLDEGRAGENVGALLRGTKRDDVERGQVLAKPGTINPHTTFEAEVYVLSKEEGGRHTPFFKGYRPQFYFRTTDVTGTCELPEGVEMVMPGDNVQMVVTLIAPIAMDEGLRFAIREGGRTVGAGVVAKIVK